One region of Thermoflexus sp. genomic DNA includes:
- a CDS encoding ABC transporter permease — MYHLIREGVLLYHAGVSLRRVLIGLGLAVGVGVPFGLALGYFPNLERVAAPILQFVRTVSPLSWMPIAVIALGIGDRAVIFLIAIASVWPILLSTASGVRHLNRSWLWLARSVGASTMHILIHVALPAVGAQLFNGLRMAVGIAWVVLVPAEMLGVSSGLGYFLLDARDRLSYSELMAAILGIGGVGLLLDTGIRTLEVRWRKSGEGRA, encoded by the coding sequence ATGTATCATCTGATCCGGGAGGGGGTGCTGCTCTATCACGCGGGGGTGAGTCTCCGACGGGTTCTGATCGGGCTGGGGCTGGCGGTGGGGGTGGGAGTGCCCTTTGGACTGGCCCTCGGGTATTTTCCCAACTTGGAGCGGGTTGCTGCCCCGATTCTTCAGTTCGTGCGCACGGTCTCCCCGCTCTCCTGGATGCCCATCGCGGTGATCGCCCTGGGGATCGGGGATCGTGCGGTGATCTTCCTGATCGCCATCGCTTCTGTGTGGCCGATCCTGCTGAGCACGGCCTCTGGGGTGCGCCACCTGAATCGGAGCTGGCTGTGGCTGGCCCGCAGCGTAGGAGCTTCAACAATGCATATCCTGATCCACGTCGCCCTCCCGGCCGTGGGGGCTCAGCTCTTCAACGGGCTTCGGATGGCCGTGGGCATCGCCTGGGTGGTTCTGGTCCCTGCAGAGATGCTGGGGGTAAGCAGCGGGCTGGGTTATTTTCTCCTGGATGCGCGCGACCGTCTGAGCTACTCGGAGCTGATGGCGGCGATCCTGGGGATCGGGGGGGTGGGCCTGCTGCTGGACACCGGGATCCGCACGCTGGAGGTTCGCTGGCGGAAGTCGGGGGAGGGGCGCGCGTGA
- a CDS encoding FAD-binding protein produces MIWRGYRVVERTCDVLVIGAGMAGLTAAWAAARAGARVLVACKGFAGADGVSPFAGGVVLYLLPEDDEEEFLREHEYLNEGLIHAEVLRRVIRQNASLWQAWGRWGAPLEREMDGSPRRRWLRIGGRSHVPRLVVDSVELMRFLRRLALRSGVRLLEQTCLTGLLKDPAGALAGAVGFRRQDGELVIVRAPAVIVASGGCSWRGAHMGQHNVMGDGYAMAARFGAELASMEFCASYVATCSLFDSHGQCVLAALGGRFRNRLGENILIRHGLPEPAPTHQLALAMILELLEGRGPVRFDLRGISEEERRDWEERFPLVARGLRRTGRDVFAEPVPWFPGFTGSIGGSGGIRWQRLGGWTSIPGLFVAGDAAMRTPITGAGSGITFLNLAWAGVSGLWAGLSAAGWVRGRSAPEPERTDRAIEEGLRETVEPLERRKGPSPRSVLRQLQQVVVDPCVSFLRTREGLQAALSRIREIRREAEGLQARDWHDLACCHEVRHAALVAEAMLASAVVREESRGWHRRLDFPNPGGPVWEVWTAARLQGEGADADFEVWLWPPSSLRAEPPEGADDLLRG; encoded by the coding sequence GTGATCTGGCGTGGATATCGAGTGGTCGAGCGGACGTGCGACGTGCTGGTGATCGGAGCCGGCATGGCCGGGTTGACCGCGGCATGGGCGGCCGCCCGGGCGGGGGCCCGAGTGCTGGTGGCGTGCAAGGGATTCGCAGGGGCTGATGGAGTCAGCCCCTTCGCTGGCGGGGTGGTGCTGTATCTGCTGCCGGAGGACGATGAAGAGGAGTTTCTTCGGGAACACGAATACCTTAACGAGGGGCTGATCCATGCCGAGGTTCTCCGGCGGGTGATCCGCCAGAATGCCTCCCTCTGGCAGGCGTGGGGACGGTGGGGGGCTCCGTTGGAGCGGGAGATGGATGGCTCTCCCCGCCGACGATGGCTGCGGATCGGTGGGCGCTCCCATGTTCCCCGGCTGGTTGTGGACAGCGTGGAGCTGATGCGGTTTCTCCGGCGACTGGCCTTGCGCTCGGGCGTTCGCCTGTTGGAGCAGACGTGCCTCACCGGCCTCTTAAAGGATCCGGCGGGAGCGCTGGCAGGGGCGGTCGGTTTCCGGCGACAGGATGGAGAGCTGGTGATCGTTCGCGCTCCTGCAGTGATTGTGGCCTCCGGTGGGTGCTCATGGCGGGGGGCCCATATGGGACAGCACAATGTGATGGGGGATGGCTACGCGATGGCGGCCCGCTTCGGAGCGGAGCTGGCTTCTATGGAGTTCTGCGCAAGCTATGTGGCTACCTGCTCCTTGTTCGACAGCCATGGTCAGTGTGTGCTGGCTGCTCTCGGAGGGAGGTTTCGAAACCGTCTGGGAGAGAACATCCTGATCCGCCATGGCCTGCCGGAGCCGGCCCCCACCCATCAGCTGGCGCTGGCCATGATCCTGGAACTCCTGGAAGGTCGAGGGCCCGTTCGATTCGATCTGCGGGGGATCTCCGAGGAGGAGCGTCGCGATTGGGAGGAACGGTTCCCCTTGGTAGCCCGCGGATTGCGGCGCACGGGTCGGGATGTATTCGCCGAACCGGTACCCTGGTTCCCAGGGTTCACCGGCTCGATCGGGGGAAGCGGCGGGATTCGCTGGCAGAGGCTCGGCGGGTGGACCAGCATCCCGGGTCTGTTTGTGGCGGGGGATGCGGCCATGCGCACGCCGATCACAGGGGCGGGCAGCGGCATTACTTTCTTGAATCTGGCGTGGGCAGGGGTCAGCGGTCTCTGGGCCGGCTTGTCGGCCGCCGGGTGGGTCCGAGGCCGCTCCGCGCCGGAACCTGAACGGACTGACAGGGCGATCGAGGAGGGTTTGAGGGAAACCGTAGAGCCTCTGGAGCGCCGAAAGGGACCCTCGCCCCGCTCGGTGCTCCGTCAGCTCCAACAGGTGGTGGTGGATCCCTGCGTCAGCTTTCTCCGGACCCGCGAGGGATTACAAGCGGCCCTGTCCCGGATTCGGGAGATCCGTCGGGAGGCCGAGGGGCTGCAGGCACGGGACTGGCACGATCTGGCCTGCTGTCATGAGGTTCGTCATGCCGCCCTGGTGGCGGAGGCGATGCTGGCCAGCGCTGTGGTTCGGGAGGAGAGCCGAGGCTGGCACCGCCGCCTGGATTTTCCGAACCCGGGAGGCCCCGTATGGGAGGTCTGGACAGCGGCGCGCCTGCAGGGAGAAGGAGCGGATGCGGATTTCGAGGTCTGGCTCTGGCCTCCCTCCTCGTTACGGGCGGAACCTCCGGAGGGCGCAGATGATCTGCTTCGTGGATGA
- a CDS encoding 4Fe-4S dicluster domain-containing protein: MICFVDEERCVGCGLCVRVCPLDVFRMTPRDGRGKPVARAIYPEDCMSCFICEEYCPVGCLYVSPERSPLHAVWPFPAEIEGREER; encoded by the coding sequence ATGATCTGCTTCGTGGATGAGGAGCGGTGCGTGGGATGCGGCCTGTGTGTGCGGGTCTGCCCCTTGGATGTGTTCCGGATGACCCCGCGGGATGGGCGGGGGAAGCCGGTGGCCCGAGCCATCTATCCCGAGGATTGCATGAGCTGTTTCATCTGCGAGGAATACTGCCCGGTAGGCTGTCTGTATGTCAGCCCGGAGCGAAGCCCATTGCACGCGGTATGGCCTTTCCCCGCTGAGATCGAAGGGAGGGAAGAGAGATGA
- a CDS encoding carbonic anhydrase, whose protein sequence is MSEIEALLRHNEAYAASFDQGHLPAAPSRRLAIVTCMDARIDVHRILGLREGEAHIIRNAGGVVTEDVIRSLTISQRLLGTREIMLIHHTDCGMLTFRDDDLKDRIQAEIGIRPPFAFEAFSDLEEDVRQSIRRLQASPFLLYKDAIRGFIYDVRTGRLREVPMNP, encoded by the coding sequence ATGAGCGAGATCGAGGCGCTCCTGCGTCACAATGAGGCCTACGCGGCCTCCTTCGACCAGGGTCATCTCCCCGCTGCTCCCTCCCGCCGGCTGGCCATCGTGACCTGCATGGACGCGCGCATCGATGTGCACCGGATCCTGGGCCTTCGGGAGGGCGAGGCCCACATCATCCGCAACGCCGGAGGGGTGGTCACGGAGGATGTGATCCGTTCCCTGACGATCTCCCAACGTCTGCTGGGCACGCGGGAGATTATGCTGATCCATCATACGGACTGCGGCATGCTGACGTTCCGGGATGATGATTTAAAGGATCGCATCCAGGCGGAGATCGGGATCCGGCCGCCCTTCGCCTTCGAGGCCTTCTCCGATCTGGAGGAGGATGTCCGACAATCCATCCGGCGGCTTCAGGCCAGCCCCTTTCTGCTCTATAAAGACGCCATCCGCGGCTTCATTTACGACGTGCGCACCGGCCGGCTCCGCGAAGTCCCCATGAATCCCTAA
- a CDS encoding selenium-binding family protein, translating to MVLWKPDPSFYPSPRLAMQAPPERLAYVATVNPQPDGRPDALAVVDVDPRSPTYGQVIGKAELPYAGDELHHFGWNACSSALCPYAPHPHVQRRYLILPGLRSSRIYIVDTQPDPRSPRLVRVIEPEVIASRTGYSRPHTVHCGPDGIYISALGSPEGDGPGGIFVIDHYTFEVLGRWEVDRGPQFLAYDFWWHLGYDVLITSEWGTPRMVEQGVDVEALLNGRYGHRLHVWDLRRRRHIQSLDLGPEHQMVLELRPAHDPTKAYGFAGVVLSLKDLSASVWLWYRENGSWAVRKVIEIPAEPADPDLLPPLLRDFRAVPPLVTDINLSLDDRFLYVSCWGTGELRQYDVSDPFHPRLTGAVRLGGIVSRAPHPKDPARPLNGGPQMVEISRDGRRVYVTNSLYIPWDPIFYPDGIRGWLAKLDVGPDGGVAVDPAFFVEFGDYRPHQVRLEGGDASSDSFCYP from the coding sequence ATGGTGCTCTGGAAGCCCGACCCCAGCTTCTATCCGTCCCCTCGGCTCGCCATGCAGGCGCCCCCGGAGCGCCTGGCCTATGTGGCGACGGTGAACCCCCAGCCCGATGGGCGGCCCGATGCCCTGGCGGTGGTGGATGTGGACCCGCGTTCCCCCACCTACGGTCAGGTGATTGGAAAGGCGGAGCTGCCCTATGCTGGCGATGAGCTCCATCATTTCGGCTGGAACGCATGCAGCTCGGCGCTGTGCCCTTATGCGCCCCATCCCCACGTTCAGCGCCGATACTTGATTCTCCCTGGGTTGCGCTCGTCCCGGATCTACATTGTGGACACCCAGCCGGATCCCCGGAGCCCCCGTCTGGTGCGGGTGATCGAGCCGGAGGTGATCGCCTCCCGGACAGGCTACTCCCGCCCCCACACCGTGCATTGCGGGCCGGATGGGATCTACATCAGCGCCTTAGGGAGCCCGGAGGGGGATGGGCCAGGGGGGATCTTCGTGATCGATCATTACACCTTTGAGGTCCTGGGGCGCTGGGAGGTGGATCGAGGTCCGCAGTTCCTGGCTTACGATTTCTGGTGGCACCTGGGCTACGATGTGCTGATCACCAGCGAATGGGGAACCCCCCGCATGGTGGAGCAGGGAGTGGATGTCGAGGCTTTGCTGAACGGCCGCTATGGACATCGTTTGCACGTGTGGGATCTTCGGCGTCGTCGCCATATCCAGAGCCTGGATCTGGGGCCAGAACATCAGATGGTCCTGGAGCTGCGGCCAGCCCACGATCCGACGAAGGCCTATGGGTTTGCCGGGGTGGTTCTATCCTTAAAGGATCTGTCCGCTTCGGTATGGCTCTGGTATCGTGAGAACGGGTCCTGGGCTGTCCGCAAGGTCATCGAGATTCCAGCGGAACCGGCAGATCCGGATCTGCTCCCTCCCCTCCTCCGGGACTTCCGCGCCGTCCCGCCCCTGGTGACCGATATCAATCTCTCCCTGGACGATCGCTTTTTGTATGTTTCATGCTGGGGCACCGGGGAGTTGCGCCAATATGATGTCTCCGATCCCTTCCACCCCCGGTTGACCGGTGCCGTGCGCCTTGGGGGGATCGTGAGCCGTGCTCCTCATCCGAAAGATCCCGCGCGACCCTTGAACGGAGGCCCGCAGATGGTCGAGATCAGCCGGGATGGCCGCCGGGTCTACGTGACGAACTCCCTGTATATCCCATGGGATCCGATCTTCTACCCGGATGGCATTCGGGGATGGCTGGCGAAGCTGGATGTCGGTCCCGATGGGGGGGTGGCCGTGGATCCGGCGTTTTTCGTGGAATTTGGGGATTACCGGCCGCACCAGGTCCGGCTGGAAGGAGGGGATGCTTCCTCGGACTCCTTCTGCTATCCGTGA
- a CDS encoding NADH-quinone oxidoreductase subunit A, whose product MGTGTLLEYVPIGLLLLIGLGIGAAAMLAPALLAPRRPSRRKHLPYESGMIPIGPAQRRFPVKFYLIALLFILFDIEIVFFYPWALQVRALKVIALMEMAIFVLILLVGYVYAWRKGAFEWER is encoded by the coding sequence ATGGGGACGGGAACCCTCCTGGAGTATGTGCCGATCGGGCTGTTGCTTCTGATCGGCCTGGGGATCGGAGCGGCAGCCATGCTGGCACCGGCCCTTCTGGCCCCTCGACGGCCCAGCCGTCGCAAGCACCTTCCCTATGAGTCGGGCATGATCCCCATCGGTCCGGCGCAGCGGCGTTTTCCGGTCAAATTTTATCTTATCGCCCTTCTTTTTATTCTATTTGATATTGAAATTGTTTTCTTCTATCCATGGGCTCTGCAAGTTCGAGCCTTGAAGGTTATCGCTCTGATGGAGATGGCGATCTTTGTTCTGATCCTGCTGGTGGGATATGTCTACGCTTGGCGGAAAGGAGCCTTCGAATGGGAGCGGTGA
- a CDS encoding NADH-quinone oxidoreductase subunit B family protein: MGAVKEPVAVVAGQKTGEVGVALTTLEEALEWVAAWGRTRAMWPLLFGLACCAIEMMATQASHYDLSRFGMEIMRASPRQADLMIVAGRVSRKMAPVVRRLYDQMTEPKWVIAMGDCASTGGVFNNYAIVQGVDEIIPVDVYVSGCPPRPEGLIEGILLLHEKIRRGGRIR; the protein is encoded by the coding sequence ATGGGAGCGGTGAAGGAGCCGGTGGCGGTGGTGGCGGGTCAGAAGACGGGGGAGGTGGGGGTGGCGCTCACCACGCTGGAGGAGGCGCTGGAATGGGTAGCCGCCTGGGGGCGGACCCGGGCCATGTGGCCGTTGCTGTTCGGCCTGGCGTGTTGTGCCATCGAGATGATGGCTACCCAGGCCAGCCATTACGATCTTTCCCGGTTCGGGATGGAGATCATGCGGGCCTCGCCGCGCCAGGCGGATCTGATGATCGTGGCCGGTCGGGTGAGCCGGAAGATGGCCCCAGTGGTCCGGCGGCTTTACGATCAGATGACCGAGCCGAAGTGGGTGATCGCCATGGGCGATTGTGCCTCCACCGGGGGGGTCTTCAACAATTACGCCATCGTCCAGGGAGTGGATGAGATCATCCCGGTGGATGTGTATGTCTCGGGTTGCCCGCCCCGTCCCGAGGGGTTGATCGAGGGCATCCTCTTGCTGCACGAGAAGATCCGGCGCGGTGGCCGGATCCGTTGA
- a CDS encoding NADH-quinone oxidoreductase subunit C, with protein MSIQDVVEAIRTRFGEALQEIIEFRGETTLVVRRESLVDLCRFLRDDPACRFNFLSDLCAVDYWPDRPRFAVNYHLYSLPHNLRLRVKVFVEEEDPVVPTVTGIWPTANWHEREVYDLFGIRFEGHPDLRRILLPEDWEGHPLRRDHPLVVEPVQFSFNWREIDSRKPYVKE; from the coding sequence GTGTCGATTCAGGACGTGGTGGAAGCGATTCGGACCCGTTTCGGCGAGGCTCTTCAGGAGATCATTGAGTTCCGAGGGGAAACGACCCTGGTGGTCCGTCGGGAATCCCTGGTGGATCTCTGTCGTTTTCTCCGGGACGATCCTGCATGTCGATTTAATTTCCTATCTGATCTGTGCGCGGTGGATTACTGGCCGGATCGGCCCCGTTTTGCGGTCAACTATCATCTCTACTCCCTTCCCCACAACCTCCGGCTTCGAGTAAAGGTCTTTGTGGAGGAAGAGGACCCGGTGGTCCCCACGGTAACCGGGATCTGGCCCACGGCGAACTGGCACGAGCGGGAGGTTTACGATCTCTTCGGCATCCGCTTCGAAGGCCATCCGGATCTGCGCCGTATCCTGTTGCCGGAGGACTGGGAAGGGCATCCGTTGCGACGGGATCACCCCCTGGTGGTGGAGCCGGTCCAGTTCTCTTTTAACTGGCGGGAGATCGATTCCCGGAAGCCCTACGTGAAGGAATAA
- the nuoD gene encoding NADH dehydrogenase (quinone) subunit D: MAIREGEVQEFTLEQLKHLVSERALRGETILLNVGPQHPSTHGVLRLLVELDGETIVSVVPDIGYLHTGIEKHCESKTYTKIIPLTDRIDYLSPMSNNLAYVMAVEKLLGVEVPLRAQYIRVILTELQRIASHLVWLGTHALDIAAMSVFLYCFREREMILDIFEMVSGQRMMVSYFRVGGLWRDVPEGFEDAVRAFLKLMPSRINEYERLLKRNPLWLRRTKGVGVISPEEAIAWGITGPSLRGSGVNYDVRKAQPYSSYDHFEFDIPLGENGDVYDRFMVRIEEMRQSLRIIDQALRRLPKGPYITPDRKVTPPPKEELAWSMEALIHHFKFWTEGFSPPPGEVYHAVESPRGEFGVYINSDGSPKPRRVHFRAPSFVNLQALPIMAKGCLVADLVAIIGSIDIVLGEVDR, encoded by the coding sequence ATGGCGATCCGGGAAGGCGAGGTTCAGGAATTCACGCTGGAGCAGTTGAAGCATCTGGTCTCCGAACGAGCGCTTCGAGGGGAGACCATCCTTTTGAATGTCGGCCCGCAGCATCCGAGCACCCATGGCGTGTTACGCTTGCTGGTCGAGCTGGACGGCGAGACCATCGTCTCCGTCGTTCCCGATATCGGCTATCTGCACACGGGCATCGAGAAGCATTGCGAGTCGAAGACCTACACCAAGATCATCCCCCTGACGGATCGCATCGATTACCTCTCCCCGATGTCCAATAACCTGGCCTACGTGATGGCCGTGGAGAAGTTGCTGGGAGTGGAGGTTCCTCTGCGGGCCCAGTATATCCGGGTTATCCTCACGGAGCTCCAGCGCATTGCCAGCCATCTGGTCTGGCTGGGAACCCATGCCCTGGACATCGCAGCGATGAGCGTGTTTCTCTACTGTTTCCGGGAACGGGAGATGATCCTGGACATCTTCGAGATGGTCTCCGGCCAGCGGATGATGGTCTCCTATTTCCGCGTTGGCGGGCTGTGGCGCGATGTCCCCGAGGGGTTCGAGGATGCGGTGCGCGCTTTCCTGAAGCTCATGCCGTCCCGGATCAATGAATACGAGCGCCTGTTGAAGCGGAACCCACTCTGGCTTCGGCGGACGAAGGGGGTGGGGGTGATCTCGCCGGAGGAGGCCATCGCCTGGGGGATCACCGGCCCCTCCCTGCGGGGCTCCGGGGTGAACTACGATGTCCGCAAGGCCCAGCCGTATTCCTCCTATGATCACTTCGAGTTCGACATCCCGCTGGGGGAGAACGGCGACGTTTATGACCGTTTCATGGTGCGCATCGAGGAGATGCGCCAGAGCCTGCGCATCATCGACCAGGCCCTTCGACGCCTCCCGAAGGGGCCCTACATCACCCCGGATCGCAAGGTGACGCCGCCGCCGAAGGAGGAGCTGGCCTGGAGCATGGAGGCGCTGATCCATCACTTCAAGTTCTGGACGGAAGGGTTTAGCCCGCCGCCGGGCGAGGTCTATCACGCCGTGGAATCTCCGCGCGGGGAGTTCGGGGTCTACATCAACAGCGATGGCTCCCCGAAGCCCCGCCGGGTCCATTTCCGGGCGCCCTCCTTCGTCAATCTCCAGGCCCTCCCGATCATGGCGAAGGGATGCCTGGTGGCCGATCTCGTGGCCATCATCGGCAGTATCGACATCGTGCTGGGGGAAGTGGATCGCTGA
- a CDS encoding alpha/beta fold hydrolase — protein MPEVVIRGRRMFYEEHGRGFPVLFGHSYLWDARMWEPQVAVLSRAYRCIVPEIWAHGRSDPPPHSPYSVDELAEDMWAFAQALGLSRFAVVGLSVGGMWGMRLALNHPEAVAALVLMDTDAGAEPEESRQRYFAMMAAVEQAGALPPPILEALVPFFFSPVTVQRDPELIARFKAALAAVPPERLPGILAIGRGIFSRTSVLERLGEIRAPTLVVVGADDVSRPPHEAERMARAIPGARLEVIPEAGHIVNLERPDVVTPLLEAFLAQALGEGGR, from the coding sequence ATGCCAGAGGTGGTGATCCGCGGACGCCGCATGTTCTACGAGGAGCACGGGAGAGGGTTCCCGGTGCTGTTCGGGCACAGCTACCTGTGGGATGCCCGGATGTGGGAGCCCCAGGTGGCCGTCCTCTCGCGGGCCTACCGCTGCATCGTGCCGGAGATCTGGGCCCACGGCCGCTCAGACCCTCCGCCGCATTCGCCCTACTCGGTGGATGAGCTGGCGGAGGACATGTGGGCTTTCGCCCAGGCCCTGGGGCTCTCCCGGTTCGCGGTGGTCGGCCTCTCGGTGGGCGGGATGTGGGGGATGCGCCTGGCCCTGAACCACCCGGAGGCCGTCGCCGCCCTGGTGCTGATGGATACCGATGCAGGCGCGGAGCCGGAGGAATCCCGGCAACGGTATTTCGCCATGATGGCCGCCGTGGAGCAGGCGGGGGCGCTCCCCCCGCCCATCCTGGAGGCGCTGGTGCCCTTCTTTTTCTCGCCCGTCACGGTCCAGCGGGACCCGGAGCTCATCGCCCGGTTCAAGGCGGCCCTCGCCGCCGTCCCGCCCGAGCGCCTGCCGGGGATCCTGGCCATCGGGCGGGGGATCTTCAGCCGGACCTCGGTGCTGGAGCGGCTGGGGGAGATCCGGGCGCCGACCCTGGTGGTGGTGGGGGCCGATGATGTCTCGCGACCCCCTCATGAGGCGGAGCGGATGGCCCGGGCGATCCCCGGGGCGCGCCTGGAAGTCATCCCCGAGGCCGGGCACATCGTCAACCTGGAGCGCCCCGATGTGGTGACGCCCCTGCTGGAGGCGTTCCTGGCCCAGGCGCTGGGGGAGGGAGGGCGATGA
- the nuoE gene encoding NADH-quinone oxidoreductase subunit NuoE, which translates to MLREKYAQEIEAILAKYPVKRSAILPLLYLVQQEYGYCTEEGIREVAEITGVSPTEVREVVGFYTLFYDRPIGRHRIQICDDLPCALRGADELVAYAIRRLGVRPGETTPDGRFTLETVMCIGACHRAPAMQVDLEFVEHVTPEVFDRVIEDLSRDGM; encoded by the coding sequence ATGCTCCGGGAGAAATACGCGCAGGAGATTGAGGCGATCCTGGCGAAATATCCGGTGAAGCGTTCGGCGATCCTCCCCCTGCTCTATCTGGTGCAGCAGGAATATGGCTACTGCACCGAGGAGGGCATCCGGGAGGTGGCGGAGATCACCGGCGTCAGCCCCACGGAGGTTCGGGAGGTGGTGGGCTTCTACACCCTTTTCTATGATCGCCCCATCGGCCGCCACCGGATCCAGATCTGTGATGATCTCCCCTGTGCGCTGCGAGGGGCGGACGAACTGGTGGCGTATGCCATCCGCCGCCTGGGGGTGCGCCCCGGCGAGACCACGCCGGATGGCCGGTTCACCCTGGAGACCGTGATGTGCATCGGAGCGTGCCATCGGGCGCCCGCCATGCAGGTGGATCTGGAGTTTGTGGAGCATGTGACCCCCGAGGTTTTCGATCGAGTGATTGAAGATCTCTCCCGGGATGGGATGTGA